One window from the genome of Eucalyptus grandis isolate ANBG69807.140 chromosome 7, ASM1654582v1, whole genome shotgun sequence encodes:
- the LOC104452874 gene encoding RING-H2 finger protein ATL54 — TPLVGRVRRKAPPSVAVLDPPLRRPRRALRPRRVLRAVREVVFGPAAARGRGPPRAEPETSVVHDEFLDHDQGPVLDHPIWYIRTVGLPPSVISAITACKYKKGEGLIEGTECSVCLSEFQEDETLRLLPKCNHAFHVPCIDTWLRSHTNCPLCRAPIVTIAAQALPPERPNAESSASAGEMGIQEIDDGLGREAERVAEPRSESEEDGELDLEDGRKRIEDLSNEVQPMRRSVSLDSLSALKISLAVANALRGESGSSRKSGPELAGENQGIAVTIVPKRNASCEKQPMRSMGSSSSSIGRSLASGSSSRTRSLSSSGRFLFSKYGRSRSLALPL; from the coding sequence ACCCCCCTCGTTGGACGCGTACGGAGGAAGGCCCCACCATCTGTCGCCGTTCTTGATCCCCCTCTTCGCCGCCCTCGCCGCGCTCTTCGTCCTCGTCGTGTGCTACGCGCTGTACGCGAGGTGGTATTCGGGCCGGCCGCGGCCCGGGGCAGGGGACCGCCGCGGGCGGAGCCGGAGACGAGCGTCGTCCACGACGAGTTCCTCGACCACGACCAGGGGCCGGTCCTGGACCACCCGATCTGGTACATCCGCACCGTCGGACTCCCTCCGTCGGTCATAAGCGCCATCACGGCGTGCAAGTACAAGAAGGGCGAGGGGCTGATCGAAGGGACGGAGTGCTCTGTTTGCTTGAGCGAGTTTCAGGAAGACGAGACTCTCAGGCTGCTGCCGAAGTGCAACCACGCTTTCCATGTCCCGTGTATCGATACCTGGCTCCGATCGCACACCAATTGCCCCCTGTGCCGTGCGCCTATCGTCACTATCGCCGCGCAGGCTCTGCCGCCGGAGCGGCCGAACGCGGAGAGCTCTGCTTCTGCAGGGGAGATGGGAATTCAGGAGATCGATGATGGTTTGGGGAGAGAAGCAGAAAGGGTTGCCGAACCGAGGAGCGAGAGCGAGGAGGATGGTGAATTGGACTTGGAGGATGGGAGGAAGAGGATCGAGGACTTGAGCAACGAGGTGCAACCGATGAGGAGATCCGTTTCCTTGGACTCTCTGTCAGCGTTGAAGATCAGTCTCGCGGTGGCGAATGCTCTTCGAGGTGAATCAGGATCCTCGAGGAAGTCTGGTCCTGAATTGGCCGGAGAAAATCAGGGAATTGCCGTTACTATCGTCCCCAAGAGGAATGCTAGTTGCGAGAAGCAACCGATGAGGTCGATGGGCAGTTCCAGTTCATCGATCGGAAGATCACTAGCGAGTGGATCCAGCTCGAGAACAAGGTCGCTCTCCTCAAGCGGGAGGTTCTTGTTCTCGAAGTACGGCCGAAGCAGGAGCTTGGCTCTTCCTCTATGA
- the LOC120286248 gene encoding receptor-like protein EIX2 gives MIDSDQEMTPTIYCSDSFLGESKTKQYLFLDPEEPMASCGGLVSTFLLAIFVTQIVEFSHSIASTNVSCIGVEREALLKFKHGLTDPWKRLSSWTGEECCKWEGVECNEKTGHVLKLDLHNPCIEEIDMLEPSYKCRLGGNIVHSLTELKYLKHLDLSINNFSTHKIPMFFASLQKLEYLNLSYAGFNGDIPKQLNNLSKLQYLDLSNDFVLGYLTSNDLDWMSKLSSLTYLHMSGVGLSSAKDCGDLPNQFGDFKELEFLDLSLNSISGSIPSNLGELSSLRELHLNDNKLSGIIPESIGQLSNLKELQVHNNFLYGVLSELHFENLRNLTGLDISSNELILNVSSTWIPPFQVHEIDLSDCKVGPEFPKWLQTQRNITSLMMSNVSISDDIPDWLYNISTNITHLDISSNMLNGQVPQDIGDKMPRLIVLRLWGNNLTGGISSSLCKLNDLTEINLSKNQLSGRLPRCWRASQKVKTFVFGDNKLNGQISKSLCHLQQLQVLSLYRNGFSGVIPNCLSNLQQMTFFDLSHNEFTGRLPPFGEHSQSLAMINLEKNHFVGGIPPQFCQLHYLRVLSLAQNNISGPIPNCIDGFLSMVDSTLYFEDWSYIFGLNVLVNTKGTSQIYGDVISYFFSIDLSVNMLDGQLPEEFTRLVELQNLNLSQNNLSGHIPSNIGDLKQLESLDLSRNKLSGIIPPSISNMDFLSHLNLSFNKLSGRIPSGNHLRTVDDESVYRGNNGLCGAPLSKICPGDEPPSRDGHNGDNSSGDRPSGGNLDIHNWFYAGLGPGFTVGFLGFCSILHFKRSWRVSYFRAMDRAIKEFSVTTMITMLWFKRTIQRRR, from the exons ATGATTGACAGTGATCAGGAAATGACCCCAACAATATATTGTAGTGACTCTTTTCTTGGTGAATCAAAGACCAAGCAATACTTGTTCTTAGATCCTGAAGAACCTATGGCGTCTTGCGGTGGCCTTGTGTCTACCTTCTTGTTGGCAATCTTTGTCACTCAAATTGTCGAATTCAGTCATTCCATTGCTTCGACAAATGTAAGTTGTATTGGTGTGGAGAGGGAAGCTCTTCTAAAGTTCAAGCATGGTCTCACTGATCCTTGGAAACGCTTGTCATCATGGACTGGTGAGGAATGTTGCAAGTGGGAAGGAGTTGAATGTAACGAGAAGACAGGCCATGTCCTCAAGCTCGATCTTCATAATCCATGTATTGAAGAGATTGATATGCTTGAACCTTCATATAAGTGCAGGTTGGGAGGTAACATAGTTCATTCTTTAACAGAACTGAAGTATTTGAAGCACCTGGATCTTAGCATCAACAACTTTTCAACCCATAAAATCCCAATGTTCTTTGCTTCTCTTCAAAAATTAGAGTATCTCAACCTCTCATATGCAGGCTTCAACGGAGATATTCCTAAGCAGCTCAATAACCTTTCCAAATTACAGTACTTGGATCTTAGTAATGACTTTGTTCTAGGTTACTTAACCTCGAACGATCTTGATTGGATGTCAAAGTTATCTTCCTTGACATACTTGCACATGTCTGGTGTTGGCCTTTCGAGTGCCAAAGATTG TGGTGACCTCCCCAATCAATTCGGAGATTTCAAAGAACTAGAGTTCCTCGATCTTTCATTGAACTCGATTTCTGGTTCTATTCCTTCCAATTTGGGGGAGCTATCATCTCTAAGAGAGTTGCATCTGAATGATAACAAATTGAGTGGGATTATTCCAGAAAGTATTGGGCAACTATCGAATCTGAAGGAGCTCCAAGtccacaataattttttatatggagTTTTAAGCGAACTTCACTTTGAAAATCTCAGAAACTTGACCGGCTTAGACATTTCTTCCAATGAGCTCATATTAAATGTGAGCTCTACCTGGATTCCGCCATTCCAAGTTCATGAGATAGATTTGTCAGATTGTAAAGTGGGACCTGAATTTCCAAAATGGCTTCAAACACAAAGAAACATTACCAGTTTGATGATGTCAAATGTGAGCATCTCAGATGACATTCCTGATTGGCTCTACAACATTTCCACTAATATTACACATTTGGATATCTCAAGCAACATGCTTAATGGCCAAGTTCCCCAAGACATCGGAGACAAGATGCCACGGTTAATAGTACTGAGACTTTGGGGTAATAATCTCACCGGTGGTATATCAAGTTCATTGTGTAAGTTGAATGACCTGACTGAAATTAATCTCTCAAAAAACCAACTGTCTGGGAGACTTCCTCGATGTTGGAGAGCATCGCAAAAGGTGAAGACTTTTGTATTTGGGGATAACAAGTTGAATGGTCAGATTTCGAAATCCTTGTGCCATCTTCAGCAATTACAAGTTCTTAGCCTATATAGGAATGGATTTAGTGGAGTAATCCCAAATTGTTTGTCGAATCTACAACAAATGACTTTTTTTGACCTCAGCCACAATGAATTCACGGGTAGGTTACCTCCATTTGGGGAACATTCTCAATCATTGGCAATGattaatttagagaaaaatcattttgttggAGGCATTCCTCCGCAATTTTGCCAACTTCACTATCTCCGAGTCTTGAGCCTAGCACAGAATAACATTTCTGGACCCATTCCCAATTGTATTGACGGATTCTTGTCCATGGTTGATAGCACCCTTTATTTTGAGGACTGGTCATATATTTTCGGTCTCAATGTTTTGGTTAACACAAAGGGAACCAGCCAAATATATGGTGATGTGATTTCATACTTCTTCTCAATCGACCTTTCTGTAAACATGTTGGATGGGCAGTTACCAGAAGAGTTTACTAGGCTTGTCgaacttcaaaatttgaatCTATCTCAGAATAATTTAAGTGGTCACATACCCTCAAACATCGGTGACCTAAAACAGTTGGAATCTCTTGATCTTTCCAGAAACAAACTGTCAGGCATCATCCCTCCAAGCATATCCAACATGGACTTCCTTAGTCATCTGAATCTGTCCTTCAACAAACTCTCTGGCCGTATTCCATCCGGCAACCATCTACGTACTGTGGATGATGAATCTGTTTATCGTGGCAACAATGGACTATGTGGAGCTCCTCTTTCGAAGATATGTCCTGGAGATGAGCCACCCAGCAGGGATGGGCACAACGGTGATAATTCAAGTGGAGATAGGCCTAGCGGAGGCAATTTGGATATCCATAATTGGTTTTATGCAGGATTAGGACCTGGTTTCACAGTGGGATTTCTGGGATTTTGTAGCATCTTGCATTTCAAGCGATCTTGGAGGGTCTCTTACTTTCGAGCGATGGACAGGGCTATCAAGGAATTCTCGGTGACAACAATGATCACCATGCTTTGGTTCAAAAGAACAATTCAACGACGCAGATAG
- the LOC104455128 gene encoding serine carboxypeptidase-like 20: MTVFRFTYGVTLGLVLTVLAVGAAPDESLITHVPGFHGSLPSSHYAGYVAIPGNPGKKNLFYYFIASERNPSKDPVVLWLNGGPGCSSFDGFVFEHGPFNFQGGKSNGSLPILQLNPFSWSKVSNIIYLDSPCGVGLSYSNDPRNYATGDLQTASDTHAFLLKWFELYPEYLSNPFYISGESYAGVYVPTLASNVVKGIKKGEKPLINFKGYLIGNGIADDEYDGNGHVPFFFGMALISSDIFEPPNDRCRQNILKAYAAVTDLNSYDILEPCYRYPGNKVTSLPLGHHHLGVIEKPLYTRERMFSYDSPLWLLGKDNTVTSSPQSANAFHIPCFNDDLATAWLNNEAVREAIHAAPASVAGPWEICAIRVRRNYTIDTGSMIPYHKSLISEGYRALIYSGDHDSVVPYTGTQAWTRSLGYKIVDEWRSWISSEQVAGYLQGYDHNLTFLTVKGAGHTVPQYKPRESLDFYTRWLDGKPI; this comes from the exons ATGACGGTCTTCAGGTTCACTTATGGTGTAACACTAGGCTTGGTTTTGACTGTTTTAGCTGTTGGAGCAGCTCCTGATGAATCCCTCATTACTCACGTACCAGGCTTTCATGGCTCTTTACCCTCTAGTCATTATGCAGG GTACGTCGCTATACCGGGAAACCCTGGAAAGAAGAATTTGTTCTACTATTTCATTGCGTCTGAAAGGAATCCTAGCAAGGACCCTGTAGTACTGTGGCTTAACGGAGGACCCGGTTGCTCCAGCTTCGATGGTTTTGTTTTCGAACATG GACCATTTAATTTTCAAGGAGGAAAGTCAAACGGAAGCTTGCCCATACTTCAGCTCAATCCCTTCAGCTGGTCTAAG GTCTCCAACATTATCTATTTGGATTCACCATGTGGAGTGGGTTTATCATACTCTAACGATCCACGCAATTATGCGACAGGAGACCTTCAAACCGCCTCTGACACGCATGCCTTTCTTCTCAAG TGGTTCGAGCTCTATCCAGAGTACCTTTCAAATCCATTCTACATATCAGGAGAGTCATATGCTGGAGTTTATGTGCCAACTCTTGCCTCCAATGTAGTAAAAG gAATTAAGAAAGGTGAAAAGCCTCTGATCAATTTCAAG GGTTACCTCATTGGAAATGGGATTGCAGATGATGAATACGATGGCAATGGTCATGTGCCTTTCTTCTTTGGTATGGCGCTGATCTCAAGCGACATTTTTGAG CCCCCAAATGACCGATGCCGACAGAATATTCTCAAGGCTTACGCG GCTGTGACAGATTTGAATAGCTACGACATTCTTGAGCCATGCTACCGCTACCCAGGCAACAAGGTCACGAGTCTGCCTCTTGGCCACCATCATTTGGGGGTGATTGAGAAGCCTCTCTACACAAGAGAAAGAATGTTCAGTTACGATTCACCTCTTTGGCTATTAGGAAAGGACAACACGGTTACATCGAGTCCCCAGTCTGCAAATGCGTTCCACATCCCATGCTTT AATGATGATCTCGCAACTGCATGGTTAAACAACGAAGCAGTTCGGGAAGCAATCCACGCAGCACCG GCGAGTGTGGCAGGTCCTTGGGAGATATGTGCCATTAGAGTGCGGAGAAACTATACCATCGATACAGGAAGTATGATCCCGTATCATAAAAGTTTGATTTCTGAGGGATACAGGGCACTGATATACAG TGGAGATCATGATTCAGTCGTACCTTACACTGGTACTCAAGCGTGGACCAGGTCACTTGGATACAAAATTGTTGATGAATGGAGATCGTGGATCTCCAGCGAGCAGGTCGCTGG GTATCTGCAAGGGTATGACCACAACCTCACATTCCTAACTGTCAAG GGAGCGGGGCATACTGTCCCTCAATACAAGCCGCGGGAATCATTGGATTTCTATACTCGTTGGCTAGATGGAAAACCAATCTGA